In a single window of the Cupriavidus sp. P-10 genome:
- a CDS encoding MipA/OmpV family protein yields MVISTRLLRRLRGTLAGIALAATAHSGEAAPLSLPGSLPNMVGLGVGSTTEFAGGEDRMLGIVPGVRYVTPGGRLLEWYGPYAQFNFGGLTGFQWGPAVGLRLGRNNVDDPVVAQVHEIDTTVEAGGYIGYEYLNPGSVPWRLRGGINVMTNAGIVYGGSRVTATGTFWMPLHRRIYVGAGLGATWVSGSFNRTYFGVTPADSAASGLPVYSPGGGLEQFTGWLAMIYQFDKHWYGGAMVYAQRLAGDAADSPIVTQRGTRNQITYGIGLAYSWR; encoded by the coding sequence ATGGTTATCTCGACAAGACTCCTGCGCCGGCTACGCGGCACCTTGGCCGGCATCGCACTGGCGGCGACCGCGCACTCCGGCGAGGCCGCACCGCTGAGCCTGCCAGGATCGCTACCCAACATGGTCGGCCTCGGGGTCGGCTCCACCACCGAGTTCGCTGGTGGGGAGGACCGCATGCTCGGCATTGTGCCCGGCGTCCGCTACGTGACCCCGGGTGGACGGCTGCTGGAGTGGTACGGACCGTATGCGCAGTTCAACTTCGGCGGGCTGACGGGCTTCCAGTGGGGACCGGCGGTTGGGTTGCGACTGGGCCGCAATAACGTCGACGATCCGGTGGTGGCGCAAGTGCATGAGATCGACACCACGGTGGAGGCGGGCGGGTATATTGGCTATGAATATCTAAACCCGGGCAGCGTCCCGTGGCGGCTGCGCGGCGGCATCAACGTGATGACCAATGCCGGCATCGTCTACGGCGGCAGCCGTGTCACCGCCACCGGCACCTTCTGGATGCCGCTGCACCGGCGGATCTACGTGGGGGCTGGCCTCGGCGCGACCTGGGTCAGCGGCAGCTTCAACCGTACCTACTTCGGCGTGACGCCGGCAGACTCGGCTGCCAGTGGCCTGCCCGTCTACAGCCCCGGCGGCGGGCTGGAGCAATTCACGGGCTGGCTGGCGATGATCTACCAGTTCGACAAGCACTGGTATGGCGGTGCGATGGTCTATGCACAGCGGCTGGCCGGCGATGCCGCCGACAGTCCCATCGTCACGCAGCGCGGCACGCGCAACCAGATCACCTATGGCATCGGCCTGGCTTATTCGTGGCGCTAG
- the arfB gene encoding alternative ribosome rescue aminoacyl-tRNA hydrolase ArfB, whose product MVDELVIPHHEYLITAIRAQGAGGQNINKVSNAVHLRYDVRDSSLPPDHKERLLALHDHRITRDGVVVIKAQQFRSLEQNRDEAVRRLHELVRSVATPPRVRRATRPTLASRRRRLEGKNQRSQVKALRGKVFD is encoded by the coding sequence ATGGTCGACGAGCTAGTCATTCCCCACCACGAATACCTGATCACCGCGATCCGCGCGCAAGGCGCTGGCGGCCAGAATATCAACAAGGTATCCAACGCCGTGCACCTGCGTTACGACGTGCGGGACTCTTCGCTGCCGCCCGACCATAAGGAACGTCTTCTGGCCTTGCACGATCACCGCATCACGCGCGACGGCGTGGTGGTGATCAAGGCGCAGCAATTCCGCAGCCTCGAACAGAACCGCGACGAAGCGGTGCGGCGCCTGCATGAGCTGGTCCGCAGCGTGGCCACGCCGCCGCGTGTGCGGCGCGCCACGCGTCCAACGCTGGCATCGCGACGGCGCAGGCTGGAAGGCAAGAACCAGCGCAGCCAGGTCAAGGCGCTGCGCGGCAAGGTCTTCGACTAG
- a CDS encoding diguanylate cyclase, with protein MRPRLSALLDRLWEQAVRTPQRFVVLSFAAASVLLLVISAHGLVVLRDHEVQTLQQTQQLQVAGISSVLNVETERLRSVRNFAQHLIRLQMGPHAVEADPPLQAAYAHRNDDLWQLPAPEGDAVLLGAGPRMLEGMDGFYRRDEDLLPGLYVARGLSHLLSAEPVNPLVTRKLMYVSTNGFFVTYPPVPPARTAAVLRRVDDAGFMREHLPHNNPDRTLRWQMVPAADGSGDMYLTVSLPVYLHAQFRGVAISGISQRSLDAYLTSTTRKGVRSFLIDIDGHLIGASTRDVKGGEKIDAVVPPAWREATPQEMFSRGSGTLHLGDGSRLMFQRIGSTNLMLVDYFSATDLLLRTASHLSAVLAASALSLAVLLWVTLQGFRKLFSHYLARGEALRELAETDALTGLANRRVFEARFAIEHNHSLRENTPMSMLMIDIDRFKRINDQWGHASGDRVLKTLADVVRATVRAIDVPARIGGEEFAVLLPRTSIEEATQAAERLRKILGQTACGPAADATGKGDIRFTVSIGVSDLGADGTDNLDTMLMVADRRLYAAKNAGRNRVVSDDRMPEPAGESMPAPAPTA; from the coding sequence ATGCGCCCCCGCCTTTCCGCACTGCTCGACCGGCTATGGGAGCAGGCAGTGCGCACGCCGCAACGCTTCGTGGTGCTGTCCTTTGCTGCCGCTTCCGTGCTGCTGCTGGTCATTTCCGCGCACGGCCTGGTGGTGCTGCGCGACCACGAAGTGCAGACCCTGCAGCAAACACAACAGCTGCAGGTGGCCGGCATCAGCTCGGTGCTGAACGTCGAGACCGAACGGCTGCGCAGCGTGCGCAATTTCGCCCAGCACCTGATCCGCCTGCAGATGGGCCCGCACGCGGTCGAAGCCGATCCGCCGCTGCAAGCCGCCTACGCGCACCGCAACGATGACCTGTGGCAACTGCCCGCGCCGGAAGGCGATGCGGTGTTGCTCGGCGCCGGCCCCCGGATGCTGGAAGGCATGGACGGCTTTTACCGCCGCGATGAAGACCTGCTGCCCGGCCTGTATGTGGCACGCGGCCTCAGCCACCTGCTGAGCGCCGAGCCGGTCAACCCGCTGGTCACGCGCAAGCTCATGTACGTGTCCACCAACGGGTTCTTTGTCACCTATCCGCCGGTGCCGCCTGCGCGCACGGCCGCCGTATTGCGTCGCGTCGACGATGCCGGCTTCATGCGCGAGCACCTGCCGCATAACAACCCCGATCGCACCCTGCGCTGGCAGATGGTGCCGGCTGCCGATGGCAGCGGCGACATGTACCTGACAGTCAGCCTGCCGGTGTACCTGCACGCCCAGTTCCGCGGCGTGGCGATTTCGGGCATTTCGCAGCGCAGCCTGGACGCTTACCTGACCAGCACCACGCGCAAGGGGGTGCGCAGCTTCCTGATCGATATCGACGGCCACCTGATCGGCGCCAGCACGCGCGACGTCAAGGGCGGCGAGAAAATAGATGCGGTCGTGCCGCCCGCCTGGCGCGAAGCCACGCCCCAGGAGATGTTCAGTCGCGGCTCCGGCACGCTGCACCTTGGCGACGGCAGCCGCCTGATGTTCCAGCGCATCGGCAGCACCAACCTGATGCTGGTGGACTACTTCTCCGCGACGGACCTGCTGCTGCGTACCGCTTCGCACCTGAGCGCGGTGCTGGCGGCCAGCGCGCTGTCACTGGCGGTGCTGCTGTGGGTCACGCTGCAGGGCTTCCGCAAGCTGTTCTCGCACTACCTGGCCCGCGGCGAAGCGCTGCGCGAACTGGCCGAGACCGACGCGCTGACCGGGCTGGCCAACCGCCGCGTGTTCGAGGCGCGTTTTGCCATCGAGCACAACCACAGCCTGCGCGAAAACACGCCGATGTCGATGCTGATGATCGATATCGACCGCTTCAAGCGCATCAACGACCAGTGGGGCCACGCCAGCGGCGACCGCGTGCTGAAGACGCTGGCCGACGTAGTGCGCGCGACAGTGCGCGCCATCGACGTGCCGGCGCGCATCGGCGGCGAGGAGTTCGCCGTGCTGCTGCCGCGCACCAGCATCGAGGAAGCGACCCAGGCCGCGGAGCGGCTGCGCAAGATCCTGGGGCAGACGGCATGCGGTCCGGCCGCCGATGCGACCGGCAAGGGTGATATCCGGTTCACGGTCTCCATCGGCGTGTCGGATCTGGGCGCCGACGGCACCGACAACCTTGACACCATGCTGATGGTGGCGGACCGCCGCCTCTACGCCGCCAAGAACGCCGGCCGCAACCGGGTGGTCAGCGACGACCGTATGCCGGAACCGGCAGGCGAAAGCATGCCCGCCCCTGCGCCGACGGCATGA
- the hemN gene encoding oxygen-independent coproporphyrinogen III oxidase: MTTPAPDRRALSDFRALAGRIDGNGPRYTSYPTADRFHNTPDLSLYHDALAACRADAPAPLSLYLHIPFCENICYYCGCNKIITRDHGRSARYVTYLGREMALLAARLGTRRRVLQSHWGGGTPTFLDPDEMRRVMALLHQHFELPPDGEHSIEIDPRRVDDARMALLAELGFNRVSLGVQDFDPEVQQAIHRIQSYEETRAVVDAARRLGFRSVSLDLIYGLPHQTAARFGRTIDQVLALRPDRLSVYSYAHLPHVFKPQRRIDESVLPPAGEKLDILVSTIERLTAEGYVYIGMDHFALPDDDLAVAQREGRLQRNFQGYSTHAGYDQLGLGISAIGAVAGRYVQNARTLDEYYGALDQGRLPLVRGVAMTADDHLRRELIGALMCNGVLEIPALERHHGIDFGADFAPELAELATLAVDGLVQIEPARITVTPLGRLLVRRVAMVFDRYLRDDAARAALAGPEGHDIPQAANDGAQPIRFVPRARYSRVV; this comes from the coding sequence ATGACTACCCCTGCGCCCGACCGCCGCGCGCTGTCGGACTTTCGTGCACTCGCCGGCCGCATCGACGGCAACGGCCCGCGCTACACCTCCTACCCTACCGCAGACCGCTTCCACAACACCCCGGATCTGTCGCTGTACCACGACGCACTGGCCGCGTGCCGCGCCGATGCGCCCGCGCCGCTGTCGCTGTACCTGCATATCCCGTTCTGCGAGAACATCTGCTACTACTGCGGCTGCAACAAGATCATCACGCGCGACCACGGCCGCAGCGCGCGCTACGTCACCTACCTGGGCCGCGAGATGGCGCTGCTCGCCGCGCGGCTCGGTACGCGCCGGCGCGTGCTCCAGTCGCACTGGGGCGGCGGCACGCCAACCTTCCTGGATCCCGACGAAATGCGCCGCGTGATGGCGCTGCTGCACCAGCATTTCGAACTGCCGCCCGACGGCGAGCATTCGATCGAGATCGATCCGCGCCGGGTCGATGACGCGCGCATGGCGCTGCTGGCCGAGCTGGGCTTCAACCGCGTCAGTCTGGGCGTGCAGGATTTCGATCCCGAGGTGCAGCAGGCCATCCACCGGATCCAGTCCTACGAAGAGACCCGTGCCGTGGTCGACGCCGCGCGCCGGCTCGGCTTCCGCTCGGTCAGCCTCGACCTGATCTACGGCCTGCCGCACCAGACCGCCGCGCGCTTTGGCCGCACCATCGACCAGGTGCTGGCGCTGCGGCCCGACCGCCTATCGGTTTACAGCTACGCGCACCTGCCGCATGTGTTCAAGCCGCAGCGGCGCATCGACGAAAGCGTGCTGCCGCCGGCGGGCGAGAAACTCGACATCCTGGTTTCCACCATCGAACGCCTGACCGCCGAGGGCTACGTCTACATCGGCATGGACCACTTCGCGCTGCCCGACGACGACCTCGCCGTGGCGCAGCGCGAAGGCCGGCTGCAGCGCAACTTCCAGGGCTATTCCACGCACGCCGGCTACGACCAGCTCGGCCTCGGCATCTCCGCGATCGGCGCGGTCGCGGGGCGCTACGTGCAGAACGCCCGAACGCTGGACGAGTACTATGGCGCGCTCGACCAGGGCCGCCTGCCGCTGGTGCGCGGCGTTGCCATGACGGCCGACGATCATCTGCGGCGCGAACTGATCGGCGCGCTGATGTGCAACGGCGTGCTGGAAATCCCGGCGCTGGAGCGGCACCACGGCATCGATTTCGGCGCCGACTTCGCGCCGGAACTGGCCGAACTTGCCACCCTGGCAGTCGACGGCCTGGTGCAGATCGAGCCCGCCCGCATCACGGTCACGCCGCTTGGCCGGCTGCTGGTCCGGCGCGTGGCGATGGTGTTCGACCGCTACCTGCGCGACGATGCCGCCCGCGCCGCGCTCGCCGGGCCCGAGGGCCACGATATCCCCCAGGCCGCCAACGACGGCGCGCAACCGATCCGCTTCGTGCCGCGGGCCCGCTACTCGCGCGTCGTGTAA
- a CDS encoding c-type cytochrome — MSDVHNEHHEHESPIKTPKQLIAVVIAAFLVPIIVIALLVNFVGHGSTESAGAVTTAEAVNDRIKPVASLEIKDPNAPRVFKTGEQVYKEICAACHATGAAGAPKYGTAGDWTARIGQGFNGLMKSVMAGKGAMPPRAGSTPDDYTDYELARAVVYMADAGGAKFPEPPAPAAAAPTTAAAPDAAAAPAAAAAPAPAAPAAAAPAAAAAAPAAAPAAASADVGKKVYDQVCAACHAAGVAGAPKFGDKAAWAPRLKEGMDAVHNYALKGKGVMPPKGGYAGPDADVIAASDYMANAAK; from the coding sequence ATGAGCGACGTCCACAACGAACACCACGAACACGAGTCTCCCATCAAAACGCCCAAGCAGCTGATCGCTGTGGTGATCGCGGCTTTCCTGGTGCCGATCATCGTGATCGCCCTGCTGGTCAACTTTGTCGGACACGGCTCTACGGAAAGTGCCGGCGCGGTCACCACCGCGGAAGCCGTCAACGACCGCATCAAGCCGGTCGCGTCGCTCGAAATCAAGGATCCCAACGCACCGCGCGTGTTCAAGACCGGCGAGCAGGTCTACAAGGAAATCTGCGCGGCCTGCCACGCCACCGGCGCGGCGGGTGCGCCCAAGTACGGTACTGCCGGCGACTGGACCGCGCGCATCGGCCAGGGCTTCAACGGCCTGATGAAGTCGGTAATGGCCGGCAAGGGCGCAATGCCGCCGCGCGCCGGCAGCACCCCTGACGACTACACCGATTACGAACTGGCCCGCGCCGTGGTCTACATGGCGGACGCCGGTGGCGCCAAGTTCCCCGAACCGCCGGCACCGGCTGCCGCTGCCCCGACGACCGCTGCGGCGCCGGACGCCGCTGCCGCCCCGGCTGCTGCCGCTGCACCTGCCCCGGCCGCACCCGCTGCTGCGGCTCCGGCAGCCGCTGCCGCGGCGCCAGCTGCGGCGCCCGCCGCTGCGTCGGCAGACGTCGGCAAGAAGGTCTATGACCAGGTCTGCGCCGCCTGCCACGCCGCCGGCGTGGCCGGTGCGCCCAAGTTTGGCGACAAGGCCGCCTGGGCACCGCGCCTGAAGGAAGGCATGGACGCAGTCCACAACTACGCACTGAAGGGCAAGGGCGTGATGCCGCCCAAGGGTGGTTACGCCGGCCCGGACGCCGACGTGATCGCCGCGTCGGACTACATGGCCAACGCCGCCAAGTAA
- the htpX gene encoding protease HtpX: MKRVLLFLATNIAVMIVLSITASVLGVNRFLTANGLNLGMLLAFAALMGFGGSFISLLMSKTIAKWSTGAQVITHPSTSTELWLMQTVEKLAQRAGLPMPEVAIYEGEPNAFATGATKNSSLVAVSTGLLQSMSHDEVEAVLAHEVAHVANGDMVTLTLIQGVVNTFVIFMARVVGYFVDSMLRKNDEESSGPGIGYMVTVVVCEIVFGILASIIVAWFSRQREFRADAGAAGLMGSPTPMVSALRRLGGLDPDGLPQNMQAMGIAGGKSWMALFSSHPPIEQRIAALQSAR, translated from the coding sequence ATGAAACGCGTATTGCTTTTCCTGGCGACCAACATCGCCGTCATGATCGTCCTCAGCATCACCGCCAGCGTGCTCGGCGTGAACCGGTTCCTGACCGCCAACGGCCTGAACCTGGGCATGTTGCTGGCCTTTGCCGCGCTGATGGGCTTTGGCGGTTCGTTTATCTCCCTGCTGATGTCCAAGACCATCGCCAAGTGGTCCACCGGCGCGCAGGTCATCACCCACCCGAGCACCAGCACCGAGCTGTGGCTGATGCAGACGGTGGAAAAGCTGGCGCAACGCGCCGGCCTGCCCATGCCCGAGGTGGCGATCTACGAGGGCGAACCCAACGCCTTCGCCACCGGCGCGACCAAGAACAGCTCGCTGGTGGCGGTGTCCACCGGCCTGCTGCAATCGATGTCGCACGACGAAGTGGAGGCGGTGCTGGCGCATGAGGTTGCGCACGTGGCCAACGGCGACATGGTTACGCTCACGCTGATCCAGGGCGTGGTCAATACCTTCGTCATCTTCATGGCGCGCGTGGTCGGCTACTTCGTCGATTCGATGCTGCGCAAGAACGACGAGGAGTCGAGCGGTCCCGGCATCGGCTACATGGTGACGGTGGTCGTCTGCGAGATCGTGTTCGGCATCCTGGCCAGCATCATCGTGGCGTGGTTCTCGCGCCAGCGCGAATTCCGCGCCGATGCCGGCGCCGCGGGCCTGATGGGGTCGCCCACGCCGATGGTCTCGGCGCTGCGCCGCCTGGGTGGCCTCGATCCGGACGGGCTGCCGCAGAACATGCAGGCGATGGGCATTGCCGGCGGCAAGTCGTGGATGGCGCTGTTCTCCAGCCATCCGCCGATCGAGCAACGCATTGCCGCGCTGCAGTCCGCGCGCTGA
- a CDS encoding Cd(II)/Pb(II)-responsive transcriptional regulator gives MRIGELSRTSGCDVETIRYYEREGLLDAPRREANGYRRYDDGHLVQLNFVRHCRSLGMSLSDVRRLREFERNPSQDCDDINTLLDRQIAQIHAQRVALEALEGQLRALRETCHHHHHQPASECGILQNLQQAAVGAACECHATHDAGHAANG, from the coding sequence ATGCGTATCGGTGAACTTTCCCGTACCAGCGGCTGCGATGTCGAGACCATCCGCTATTACGAACGCGAGGGGCTGCTTGACGCCCCGCGGCGCGAGGCCAATGGCTATCGGCGCTACGACGACGGCCACCTGGTGCAGCTGAATTTCGTACGCCATTGCCGCTCGCTCGGCATGAGCCTGTCGGACGTGCGCCGGCTGCGCGAGTTCGAGCGCAACCCGTCGCAGGACTGTGACGACATCAACACGCTGCTGGACCGCCAGATCGCGCAGATCCATGCACAGCGGGTGGCGCTGGAGGCGCTGGAAGGGCAGCTGCGCGCACTACGGGAAACCTGCCACCATCACCACCACCAGCCCGCCAGCGAATGCGGCATCCTGCAGAACCTGCAGCAGGCCGCCGTCGGGGCAGCCTGTGAATGCCATGCCACGCACGATGCCGGACATGCTGCCAACGGGTGA
- a CDS encoding ABC transporter substrate-binding protein: MPYLPLRRRLLAAGAAALALPAAPLLAQSTARRTVVVGHLIDRGGAQADLARDYLAGAKVLFDAANAANGQVRIVHVVRDADPDPRRALAQALALADSERAELLFGAGDRILPALASSAELARRGVQIVAPLSGLALAGDNVWFTRADYQAELDAAVRQLRSYGLSAIALAVAHDFATQSLARLEAQTGTRAVPLDPRADPGGDAAARRIAAARPGAVIVAGDTLAYAGLGRALAAQGWYGFLVGLSSVSATAAREILGSGYAGGMVLTQVAPGPQQATLRVVREHVARMKQYLDEPPSPATLAGYIGAAWLARALAGMRTSGAPELRRALQGRVDVGDFTLDFSHGQRGSQYVTLAVSGAR, from the coding sequence ATGCCGTACCTACCGCTGCGCCGACGCCTGCTGGCGGCCGGTGCTGCCGCCCTGGCGCTGCCCGCTGCACCGCTGCTGGCCCAGTCCACGGCGCGCCGCACCGTGGTGGTCGGCCACCTGATCGACCGCGGCGGCGCGCAGGCCGACCTGGCGCGCGACTACCTGGCCGGCGCCAAGGTGCTGTTCGACGCGGCCAACGCCGCCAATGGCCAGGTACGCATCGTCCACGTGGTGCGTGACGCCGATCCCGATCCGCGCCGCGCGCTGGCGCAGGCCTTGGCGCTGGCCGACAGCGAACGCGCGGAACTGCTGTTCGGCGCCGGCGACCGCATCCTGCCGGCGCTGGCGTCATCGGCCGAGCTGGCCCGGCGCGGCGTGCAGATCGTCGCGCCGCTGTCGGGCCTGGCGCTGGCGGGGGACAACGTCTGGTTTACCCGCGCCGACTACCAGGCCGAACTTGATGCAGCGGTGCGCCAGCTGCGCAGCTATGGCCTGAGCGCGATCGCGCTGGCGGTGGCGCACGACTTCGCCACGCAGTCGCTGGCCCGGCTGGAGGCGCAGACCGGCACCCGCGCGGTGCCGCTCGATCCCAGAGCCGATCCCGGCGGCGACGCCGCGGCACGGCGCATTGCCGCTGCCCGCCCCGGCGCCGTGATCGTTGCGGGCGATACGCTGGCTTATGCCGGACTGGGCCGCGCGCTGGCGGCACAGGGCTGGTATGGCTTCCTGGTCGGGCTGTCGTCGGTCAGCGCCACGGCTGCGCGCGAGATACTGGGCTCCGGCTACGCCGGCGGCATGGTGCTGACCCAGGTCGCGCCTGGTCCGCAGCAGGCCACGCTGCGCGTGGTCAGGGAACACGTGGCGCGCATGAAGCAATACCTGGACGAGCCGCCGTCGCCGGCGACGCTGGCCGGCTATATCGGTGCCGCATGGCTGGCGCGGGCGCTGGCGGGCATGCGCACCAGCGGCGCCCCGGAGCTGCGCCGCGCACTGCAGGGCCGTGTCGACGTGGGGGACTTTACGCTCGACTTCAGCCACGGGCAGCGCGGCTCGCAGTACGTCACGCTGGCGGTGTCAGGCGCGCGGTAG
- a CDS encoding sensor histidine kinase: MPGNGRLARYDSMFLRLFVVMATIMLAVHLLGMTVIENLFPRPGMERALRDGPRGPDGPPPPEAWHRGPPPEGAPGRPAGQGAPQHRPPPRWPWPPHLGMVIQVAAMVAAAWVGARLLARPVQQLASGAGRLAQDVHAPPLDETGGPAEARAAAQALNLMQQRIRTQLAQQSRFLAAVSHDLRTPLTRMSLRIERIDAGEVRYRLRQDLAEMNGLIDATLYYLRDRDEASGPRQRVDVLALLQAVVDDAADTGHEVALSGQAQPLLAWPSELRRAVVNLVENARRYGGAASIVLTDSPARVLIDICDDGPGIPEDQLARVMEPFYRLESSRSRATGGVGMGLSIAADIAARHGGELILSNRPEGGLRARLSLPRA, from the coding sequence ATGCCCGGCAACGGGCGCCTGGCGCGCTACGACTCGATGTTCCTGCGGCTGTTCGTGGTGATGGCCACGATCATGCTGGCCGTCCACCTGCTTGGCATGACGGTCATCGAAAACCTGTTTCCGCGGCCCGGCATGGAACGCGCGCTGCGTGACGGTCCGAGGGGGCCGGATGGTCCGCCGCCGCCTGAAGCCTGGCACCGGGGGCCACCGCCCGAGGGCGCGCCAGGCCGACCCGCAGGGCAGGGCGCTCCGCAGCATCGCCCGCCGCCGCGCTGGCCGTGGCCGCCGCACCTCGGCATGGTGATCCAGGTGGCGGCAATGGTGGCGGCGGCATGGGTCGGCGCACGGCTGCTGGCGCGGCCGGTGCAGCAGCTGGCCAGCGGCGCGGGGCGGCTGGCGCAGGACGTACACGCGCCGCCGCTGGACGAGACCGGCGGCCCCGCCGAAGCCCGGGCGGCCGCACAGGCGCTGAACCTCATGCAGCAGCGCATCCGCACCCAACTCGCCCAGCAATCGCGCTTCCTCGCCGCGGTCTCGCACGACCTGCGCACGCCGCTGACGCGCATGAGCCTGCGTATCGAACGCATCGACGCGGGCGAGGTGCGCTACCGCCTGCGCCAGGATCTCGCCGAAATGAACGGCCTGATCGATGCCACCCTCTATTACCTGCGTGACCGCGACGAAGCCAGCGGCCCGCGCCAGCGCGTGGACGTGCTGGCGCTGCTGCAGGCGGTGGTGGACGACGCCGCCGATACCGGCCACGAGGTCGCGCTCAGCGGCCAGGCGCAGCCACTGCTGGCGTGGCCATCCGAGCTGCGGCGCGCGGTCGTCAACCTGGTCGAGAATGCGCGGCGCTATGGCGGCGCGGCCAGCATCGTGCTGACCGACAGCCCGGCACGGGTGCTGATCGATATCTGCGACGACGGCCCCGGCATCCCGGAAGACCAGCTGGCACGCGTGATGGAGCCGTTCTACCGGCTCGAATCGTCGCGCAGCCGCGCCACCGGCGGGGTCGGCATGGGCCTGTCGATCGCCGCCGACATCGCCGCACGGCATGGCGGCGAACTGATCCTGTCCAACCGCCCGGAAGGCGGCCTGCGCGCGCGCCTGTCGCTACCGCGCGCCTGA
- the rnk gene encoding nucleoside diphosphate kinase regulator encodes MKATKKQSAQSAQAATPSLYLTELDVTRLERIASRAGSAQLEDMLDSLLARATIVAPEEIPTDVVTMNSRLVCTLPGDPAPRNWTLVYPDAADFDAGRLSVLSPVGQAVLGARAGQTVGYRLPDGREQQVTISEIAFQPEASGQYTL; translated from the coding sequence ATGAAGGCCACGAAGAAACAATCCGCCCAATCTGCACAAGCCGCAACCCCGTCGCTCTACCTGACCGAGCTCGACGTCACACGCCTGGAGCGCATCGCCAGCCGTGCCGGCTCGGCGCAGCTGGAGGACATGCTCGACAGCCTGCTCGCGCGCGCCACCATCGTCGCCCCGGAGGAGATCCCGACCGACGTCGTCACCATGAACTCGCGCCTGGTGTGCACGCTGCCCGGCGACCCGGCGCCGCGCAACTGGACCCTGGTCTACCCCGATGCGGCCGACTTCGATGCCGGCCGGCTGTCGGTGCTGTCGCCGGTGGGCCAGGCGGTGCTGGGCGCACGCGCCGGACAGACCGTCGGCTACCGCCTTCCGGACGGCCGCGAGCAGCAGGTGACGATCAGCGAGATCGCTTTCCAGCCGGAAGCCAGCGGCCAGTACACGCTCTGA
- the ypfJ gene encoding KPN_02809 family neutral zinc metallopeptidase: MRLDDEAESQHVEDRRGGFGGLGGKSIGIGTVIIALAASYFFGIDPTLIMQGASVLQGSGQQQQQQQANRPPATDQMTVFTRKVLGNTERTWQHIFETELNRRYAPPTLVLFSGATPTACGTGQSAMGPFYCPGDQKVYIDLAFYDELRKRFGASGDFAQAYVIAHEIGHHVQNLLGVAEKVDTARRRMGEAQANQLSVRMELQADCLAGVWAATAQRANQQLLEPGDIEEGLKAAAAIGDDRLQRQSQGYVVPDAFTHGSSEQRVRWLRRGIESGDIRKCDTFAARQP; the protein is encoded by the coding sequence ATGCGCCTCGATGACGAAGCCGAAAGCCAGCACGTAGAAGACCGCCGTGGCGGATTCGGCGGGCTGGGCGGCAAGTCGATCGGCATCGGCACGGTCATCATCGCATTGGCCGCGTCATACTTCTTTGGCATCGACCCGACGCTGATCATGCAGGGCGCATCCGTGCTGCAAGGCTCGGGCCAGCAACAACAGCAACAGCAGGCCAACCGCCCGCCCGCCACGGACCAGATGACGGTCTTCACGCGCAAGGTGCTGGGCAATACCGAGCGCACCTGGCAACACATCTTCGAAACCGAGCTGAACCGCCGCTATGCGCCGCCGACGCTGGTGCTGTTCTCCGGCGCCACACCGACCGCGTGCGGCACCGGCCAGTCTGCGATGGGCCCCTTCTACTGCCCGGGCGACCAGAAGGTCTATATCGACCTGGCGTTCTATGACGAACTGCGCAAGCGCTTCGGCGCCAGCGGCGACTTTGCCCAGGCGTATGTGATCGCGCACGAGATCGGGCACCACGTGCAGAACCTGCTGGGCGTGGCCGAGAAGGTTGACACCGCGCGCCGCCGCATGGGCGAAGCGCAGGCCAACCAGCTGTCGGTGCGCATGGAACTGCAGGCCGATTGCCTGGCCGGCGTCTGGGCCGCCACCGCGCAGCGTGCCAACCAGCAACTGCTGGAACCAGGCGATATCGAAGAAGGCCTGAAGGCCGCCGCCGCGATCGGAGACGACCGGCTGCAACGCCAGTCGCAAGGCTATGTCGTGCCCGACGCCTTTACCCACGGTTCCAGCGAGCAACGCGTGCGCTGGCTGCGCCGCGGCATCGAGTCGGGCGACATCCGCAAATGCGACACCTTCGCCGCGCGCCAGCCCTGA